The Streptomyces sp. Mut1 genome window below encodes:
- a CDS encoding TetR/AcrR family transcriptional regulator — MTVQSGRRERKKAATRQKIADTALRLFLERGYDAVGIRDVAAEADVAVTTLFSHFASKEALVFEQDEDFEQRLTRAVTGRAPHEPLIPALHREILALVRHCTADSAAPVRRMIDASPALRKYDESLRLRHADALATAIAADPDLTRSETAARTIARFVIDAYSLAGEAADPQAALDEIFPMIEAAWKVACPSASGHPGSDGPRPRV; from the coding sequence ATGACCGTGCAGTCCGGGCGCCGTGAGCGCAAGAAGGCCGCGACCCGCCAGAAGATCGCGGACACCGCGCTGCGGCTCTTCCTGGAACGCGGTTACGACGCGGTGGGCATCCGTGACGTGGCCGCCGAGGCCGACGTGGCCGTCACCACGCTCTTCTCCCACTTCGCCTCGAAAGAGGCCCTGGTGTTCGAGCAGGACGAGGACTTCGAGCAGCGCCTCACGCGGGCGGTCACCGGCCGGGCGCCGCACGAGCCGCTCATCCCCGCGCTGCACCGCGAGATCCTGGCCCTGGTGCGGCACTGCACCGCGGACAGCGCCGCCCCGGTCCGGCGCATGATCGACGCGTCTCCCGCCCTGCGGAAGTACGACGAGTCGCTCCGCCTGCGCCACGCGGACGCCCTGGCCACGGCCATCGCCGCCGATCCCGACCTGACCCGGAGCGAAACCGCCGCCCGCACCATCGCGAGGTTCGTGATCGACGCCTACTCGCTGGCCGGCGAAGCGGCCGACCCGCAGGCCGCTCTGGACGAGATCTTCCCCATGATCGAGGCGGCCTGGAAGGTCGCCTGCCCGTCTGCAAGCGGTCACCCAGGTTCCGATGGGCCGCGGCCGCGGGTCTGA
- a CDS encoding sulfurtransferase — MSEDVQPYGDRGAPVGALPGPLVGTDWLAARLGAPGLLVFDASVGAHRGAARRIAAARPFDIDGALSEPAGPLPHTMPDAGRFTEELRAQGLNDGDTVVVHDAVGIYSSARAWWMLRAMGFDRAAVLDGGLPAWTAAGLPVEEGAPGAAPEPGDFTARPRPGLVVGADAVADALGDPGAVVFDARTRGRFAGTEPEPRSGLRGGHMPGAVNLPFGEIQDGGRMRGPAELRAAFAALAGDRERLYFSCGSGVTACVLALGAELAGYRGTAVYDGSWSEWGLPAGGHPVEMGPGQD, encoded by the coding sequence GTGAGCGAGGACGTTCAGCCGTACGGGGACCGGGGCGCTCCCGTGGGCGCGCTGCCGGGACCGCTGGTCGGCACCGACTGGCTCGCCGCGCGTCTCGGTGCCCCCGGACTGCTGGTGTTCGACGCCTCGGTCGGCGCGCACCGGGGCGCCGCCCGGCGGATCGCGGCCGCCCGGCCCTTCGACATCGACGGTGCGCTGTCCGAACCCGCGGGTCCGCTGCCGCACACCATGCCGGACGCCGGCCGGTTCACCGAAGAGCTGCGCGCGCAGGGTCTGAACGACGGGGACACGGTCGTCGTCCACGACGCCGTCGGCATCTACTCCAGCGCGCGGGCCTGGTGGATGCTCCGGGCGATGGGCTTCGACCGGGCCGCCGTCCTCGACGGCGGGCTGCCCGCCTGGACCGCCGCCGGACTGCCCGTGGAGGAGGGCGCGCCGGGGGCCGCCCCCGAGCCCGGCGATTTCACGGCGAGGCCCCGCCCCGGACTCGTCGTGGGCGCCGACGCGGTGGCGGACGCGCTGGGCGACCCGGGGGCGGTGGTCTTCGACGCCAGGACCCGGGGCCGGTTCGCGGGTACGGAGCCCGAGCCGCGTTCCGGGCTGCGCGGGGGCCATATGCCGGGGGCCGTGAACCTGCCCTTCGGCGAGATCCAGGACGGGGGCAGGATGCGGGGGCCCGCCGAGCTGCGGGCCGCGTTCGCCGCCCTGGCCGGTGACCGGGAGCGGCTGTACTTCAGCTGCGGGTCGGGCGTGACCGCCTGCGTGCTGGCGCTGGGCGCCGAGCTGGCCGGCTACCGCGGGACGGCCGTGTACGACGGGTCCTGGAGCGAGTGGGGACTGCCCGCGGGTGGCCACCCGGTCGAGATGGGCCCCGGGCAGGACTGA
- a CDS encoding NADP-dependent oxidoreductase, with translation MRKVSFAEFGGPDVLRLVDAEEPHAGPGRIRIAVRAAGVNPVDWRIREGQVLGAHPVALPSGLGLDAAGVVDEVGEGVAGVEVGDRVFGEGSSTYAEFAVLSAWARMPEGLTFEEAAGYPSVVETALRVIREVGVRSGQTLLVSGASGGVGSAVLQIARDRGITVIGTAGAANQEYLRGLGAVATTYGEGWDERVRRLGDVDAALDLAGSGVIRELVELTGSPEKVVSIADLGAPEFGVRFSGVAGSVPAALAEAVDLISRGRLHIPVEKSYSLAEAAAAHIDSHAGHTRGRRVLVV, from the coding sequence ATGAGGAAAGTGAGCTTCGCCGAGTTCGGCGGTCCGGACGTTCTGCGACTCGTTGATGCCGAGGAGCCCCACGCGGGCCCCGGCCGGATACGCATCGCCGTGCGGGCGGCGGGCGTGAATCCCGTCGACTGGAGGATTCGTGAAGGCCAGGTCCTGGGGGCCCATCCGGTCGCGCTGCCCTCCGGGCTCGGGCTGGACGCCGCCGGGGTGGTGGACGAGGTGGGCGAGGGAGTCGCGGGGGTCGAGGTCGGTGACCGGGTGTTCGGCGAGGGCTCCAGCACCTACGCGGAGTTCGCCGTACTGTCGGCCTGGGCCCGGATGCCCGAGGGCCTGACGTTCGAGGAGGCGGCCGGGTACCCCTCCGTGGTGGAGACCGCGCTGCGCGTCATCCGCGAGGTCGGTGTGCGGTCCGGGCAGACGCTCCTGGTCAGCGGCGCGTCCGGGGGAGTCGGATCGGCGGTGCTGCAGATCGCCCGCGACCGCGGCATCACGGTGATCGGCACGGCCGGTGCCGCGAACCAGGAGTATCTGCGCGGCCTTGGTGCCGTCGCTACGACGTACGGCGAGGGCTGGGACGAGCGGGTTCGGCGGCTCGGCGACGTCGACGCGGCTCTCGATCTGGCTGGGTCGGGCGTGATCCGCGAGCTGGTCGAGCTGACCGGGAGTCCGGAGAAGGTCGTCTCCATCGCCGATCTCGGTGCGCCGGAGTTCGGTGTCCGGTTCTCCGGCGTGGCCGGAAGCGTGCCTGCGGCGCTGGCCGAGGCCGTCGACCTGATCTCGCGGGGCCGGCTCCACATCCCGGTCGAGAAGTCGTACTCGCTGGCCGAGGCTGCGGCGGCCCACATCGACAGCCACGCCGGTCACACGCGCGGGCGCCGGGTCCTGGTCGTCTGA